Proteins encoded together in one Micromonospora auratinigra window:
- the cysD gene encoding sulfate adenylyltransferase subunit CysD has product MTSPAAYQVSHLDALEAESIFVMREVVAEMERPVLLFSGGKDSIVMLRLAQKAFAPANIPFPVMHVDTGHNFPEVLDYRDRRVAELGLHLIVASVPEALAAGLVRESTDGMRNRIQTPVLLDAVEKHRFDALFGGARRDEEKARAKERVFSFRDEFGQWDPKNQRPELWSLYNGRHHPGESIRVFPLSNWTELDVWHYIARERIPLPSIYYAHEREVIERDGMLYAVNEFIRPRAGEERFKAQVRYRTVGDASCTAAVRSDADTVEKVIEEVAATRITERGATRGDDRVSEAAMEDRKREGYF; this is encoded by the coding sequence GGTCTCCCACCTCGACGCCCTGGAGGCGGAGAGCATCTTCGTGATGCGCGAGGTGGTCGCCGAGATGGAGCGGCCGGTGCTGCTCTTCTCCGGCGGCAAGGACTCGATCGTGATGCTGCGGCTGGCGCAGAAGGCGTTCGCCCCGGCCAACATCCCCTTCCCGGTGATGCACGTCGACACCGGCCACAACTTCCCCGAGGTCCTCGACTACCGCGACCGGCGGGTCGCCGAGCTGGGCCTGCACCTGATCGTGGCCAGCGTGCCGGAGGCCCTGGCCGCCGGGCTGGTCCGCGAGTCGACCGACGGGATGCGCAACCGGATCCAGACCCCGGTGCTGCTCGACGCGGTGGAGAAGCACCGCTTCGACGCGCTCTTCGGCGGTGCCCGGCGCGACGAGGAGAAGGCCCGGGCCAAGGAGCGGGTGTTCAGCTTCCGCGACGAGTTCGGCCAGTGGGACCCGAAGAACCAGCGCCCGGAGCTGTGGTCGCTCTACAACGGCCGGCACCACCCGGGCGAGTCGATCCGGGTCTTCCCGCTCTCCAACTGGACCGAGCTGGACGTCTGGCACTACATCGCCCGGGAGCGGATCCCGCTGCCGTCGATCTACTACGCGCACGAGCGCGAGGTGATCGAGCGGGACGGGATGCTCTACGCGGTCAACGAGTTCATCCGGCCCCGGGCGGGCGAGGAGCGGTTCAAGGCGCAGGTGCGCTACCGGACCGTCGGCGACGCCTCCTGCACCGCGGCGGTCCGCTCGGACGCCGACACGGTGGAGAAGGTGATCGAGGAGGTGGCGGCCACCCGGATCACCGAGCGCGGCGCGACCCGCGGCGACGACCGGGTCAGCGAGGCCGCCATGGAGGACCGCAAGCGGGAGGGCTACTTCTGA
- a CDS encoding sulfate adenylyltransferase subunit 1 codes for MDLLRFATAGSVDDGKSTLIGRLLYDTKSLFTDQLAAVEAVSAARGDEYTNLALLTDGLRAEREQGITIDVAYRYFATPRRKFIIADTPGHIQYTRNMVTGASTADLALILVDARKGLVEQSRRHAFLCSLLRVPHLVLCVNKMDLVDWSEEVFERIADEFTAFAAKLDVPDLTVVPISALKGDNIVSRSENMPWYEGPSLLHHLERVHIASDRNLVDVRFPVQYVIRPQSTTVTDYRGYAGQVASGVLKPGDEVMVLPSGFTSRIASVETADGPVAEAFPPMSVTVRLTDEIDISRGDLICRPNNAPAVAQDIEAMVCWMDETRPLQVGGKYAIKHTTRSARAIVRGLHYRLDINTLHRDEAPGELKLNEIGRVRLRTTVPLLADEYRRNRTTGGFVIIDETTNRTVGAGMIVEAG; via the coding sequence ATGGACCTGCTGCGGTTCGCCACCGCGGGCAGCGTCGACGACGGCAAGTCGACCCTGATCGGCCGGCTGCTGTACGACACGAAGTCCCTCTTCACCGACCAGCTCGCCGCGGTCGAGGCGGTCAGCGCGGCCCGGGGCGACGAGTACACCAACCTGGCGCTGCTCACCGACGGCCTGCGCGCCGAGCGGGAGCAGGGCATCACCATCGACGTGGCGTACCGCTACTTCGCCACGCCGCGGCGCAAGTTCATCATCGCCGACACCCCGGGGCACATCCAGTACACCCGGAACATGGTCACCGGCGCCTCCACCGCCGACCTGGCGCTGATCCTGGTGGACGCCCGCAAGGGGCTGGTGGAGCAGTCCCGCCGGCACGCCTTCCTCTGCTCGCTGCTGCGGGTGCCGCACCTGGTCCTCTGCGTCAACAAGATGGACCTGGTGGACTGGTCGGAGGAGGTGTTCGAGCGGATCGCCGACGAGTTCACCGCGTTCGCCGCGAAGCTCGACGTGCCGGACCTGACCGTGGTGCCGATCTCCGCGCTCAAGGGCGACAACATCGTCTCCCGCTCGGAGAACATGCCCTGGTACGAGGGCCCGTCGCTGCTGCACCACCTGGAGCGGGTGCACATCGCCTCGGACCGCAACCTGGTCGACGTCCGGTTCCCGGTGCAGTACGTGATCCGGCCGCAGTCCACCACCGTCACCGACTACCGGGGGTACGCCGGTCAGGTCGCCTCGGGCGTGCTCAAGCCCGGCGACGAGGTGATGGTGCTGCCGTCCGGGTTCACCAGCCGGATCGCCTCGGTGGAGACCGCCGACGGCCCGGTGGCCGAGGCGTTCCCGCCGATGTCGGTGACCGTCCGGTTGACCGACGAGATCGACATCTCCCGGGGCGACCTGATCTGCCGGCCGAACAACGCCCCGGCCGTCGCGCAGGACATCGAGGCGATGGTCTGCTGGATGGACGAGACCCGCCCGTTGCAGGTCGGCGGCAAGTACGCGATCAAGCACACCACCCGCTCGGCGCGGGCGATCGTGCGTGGCCTGCACTACCGGCTGGACATCAACACCCTGCACCGCGACGAGGCGCCCGGCGAGCTGAAGCTCAACGAGATCGGCCGGGTCCGGCTGCGTACCACCGTCCCGCTGCTGGCGGACGAGTACCGCCGCAACCGCACCACCGGCGGCTTCGTCATCATCGACGAGACCACCAACCGCACCGTCGGCGCCGGCATGATCGTCGAGGCCGGCTGA
- the galK gene encoding galactokinase → MNTAGDVAARATAGFRQRYGGEPAGRWAAPGRVNLIGEHTDYNDGFVLPFALPLRTVVAADRCDDARWTVWSELDDQPVEFGPDEVDEPGGVTGWAAYVAGVVWALRDAGHTVPGARLAIASDVPVGSGLSSSAAIEAAVLAALADLGGLDVPAERRPRLAQRAENAYVGAPTGIMDQSAVIRGRAGHALFLDCRSEEVEQIPFDLDAAGLAVLVVDSRAPHRHADGEYAARRASCEAAARALGVPALRDVPVAALPGALDRLDDDETRRRVRHVVTEDQRVLDTVALLRSGRIRDIGPLLTASHASMRDDFEITVPEIDTAVEAALAAGAYGARMTGGGFGGCVLALVDADRADAVADAVRAGYAERGFAAPGTLTVLPSPGATRLD, encoded by the coding sequence GTGAACACCGCCGGTGACGTCGCGGCCCGCGCCACCGCCGGCTTCCGGCAGCGGTACGGCGGGGAGCCGGCGGGCCGCTGGGCGGCTCCCGGGCGGGTCAACCTGATCGGCGAGCACACCGACTACAACGACGGTTTCGTGCTCCCGTTCGCGCTGCCGCTGCGTACCGTGGTCGCCGCGGACCGGTGCGACGACGCGCGCTGGACGGTCTGGTCCGAGCTGGACGACCAGCCGGTCGAGTTCGGGCCGGACGAGGTCGACGAGCCGGGCGGGGTCACCGGCTGGGCCGCCTACGTGGCCGGGGTGGTCTGGGCGCTGCGCGACGCCGGGCACACCGTGCCCGGCGCGCGGCTGGCCATCGCCTCCGACGTGCCGGTCGGCTCCGGGCTCTCCTCGTCGGCCGCGATCGAGGCCGCCGTGCTGGCCGCCCTGGCCGATCTGGGCGGGCTGGACGTGCCCGCCGAGCGCCGGCCCCGGTTGGCCCAGCGGGCCGAGAACGCCTACGTGGGCGCGCCCACCGGGATCATGGACCAGTCGGCCGTGATCCGGGGCCGGGCCGGGCACGCGCTCTTCCTGGACTGCCGCAGCGAGGAGGTCGAGCAGATCCCGTTCGACCTCGACGCGGCCGGGCTGGCGGTGCTGGTGGTGGACAGCCGCGCGCCGCACCGGCACGCCGACGGCGAGTACGCCGCCCGCCGCGCCTCCTGCGAGGCGGCGGCCCGGGCTCTCGGGGTGCCCGCCCTGCGCGACGTGCCCGTCGCCGCCCTGCCCGGCGCGCTGGACCGCCTCGACGACGACGAGACCCGCCGGCGGGTCCGGCACGTGGTCACCGAGGACCAGCGGGTGCTCGACACCGTCGCCCTGCTGCGCAGCGGCCGGATCCGCGACATCGGCCCGCTGCTGACCGCCTCGCACGCCTCGATGCGGGACGACTTCGAGATCACCGTGCCGGAGATCGACACCGCGGTCGAGGCGGCCCTGGCCGCCGGGGCGTACGGGGCCCGGATGACCGGCGGCGGCTTCGGCGGCTGCGTCCTCGCCCTGGTCGACGCCGACCGGGCCGACGCGGTGGCCGACGCGGTCCGGGCCGGGTACGCCGAGCGCGGCTTCGCCGCCCCCGGCACGCTCACGGTCCTCCCGTCCCCCGGCGCCACCCGCCTCGACTGA
- the galE gene encoding UDP-glucose 4-epimerase GalE, producing the protein MKLLVTGGAGYIGSVVTRMLLDHGHDVTVLDDLRTGHRAALAPEATHVDLPVHEAARVLTPDAGFDGVLHFAALIAAGESMVKPELYWQTNTVGSLALIDAVRAARVPRLVFSSTAAVYGNPTELPIPETAVKAPTNTYGATKLAVDMALTSEAIAHDLAAVSLRYFNVAGAYLHDGRAIGERHDPETHLIPLALDVVAGRREKLQLFGDDYPTVDGTCVRDYIHVADLARAHLLALDAATPGRHRIYNLGNGNGFTNRQVIEVVREVTGHPVPVEVAARREGDPAELVASSTLAREELGWVPEKPTLQDMVGDAWAFYREHVLGAR; encoded by the coding sequence GTGAAACTGCTCGTCACCGGCGGCGCCGGCTACATCGGCAGCGTGGTGACCCGGATGCTGCTGGACCACGGCCACGACGTGACCGTCCTGGACGACCTGCGCACCGGCCACCGCGCGGCCCTCGCCCCCGAGGCGACCCACGTCGACCTGCCGGTCCACGAGGCCGCCCGGGTGCTCACCCCCGACGCCGGCTTCGACGGGGTGCTGCACTTCGCCGCGCTGATCGCCGCCGGCGAGTCGATGGTCAAGCCCGAGCTCTACTGGCAGACCAACACCGTCGGCTCGCTCGCGCTGATCGACGCGGTCCGCGCCGCCCGGGTGCCCCGGCTGGTCTTCTCCTCCACCGCCGCCGTCTACGGCAACCCCACCGAGCTGCCCATCCCGGAGACCGCCGTCAAGGCCCCCACCAACACATACGGGGCGACGAAGCTGGCCGTGGACATGGCGCTCACCTCCGAGGCGATCGCGCACGACCTGGCCGCCGTCTCGCTGCGCTACTTCAACGTGGCCGGGGCGTACCTGCACGACGGGCGGGCCATCGGCGAGCGGCACGACCCGGAGACGCACCTCATCCCGCTCGCCCTCGACGTGGTCGCCGGCCGGCGCGAGAAGCTGCAACTCTTCGGCGACGACTACCCGACTGTCGACGGCACCTGCGTCCGCGACTACATCCACGTCGCCGACCTGGCCCGGGCCCACCTGCTCGCCCTCGACGCCGCCACCCCCGGCCGGCACCGCATCTACAACCTGGGCAACGGCAACGGCTTCACCAACCGGCAGGTGATCGAGGTGGTCCGCGAGGTCACCGGCCACCCGGTGCCGGTCGAGGTGGCCGCCCGTCGCGAGGGCGACCCGGCCGAGTTGGTCGCCTCCTCCACGCTGGCCCGCGAGGAACTGGGCTGGGTGCCGGAGAAGCCGACCCTGCAGGACATGGTCGGCGACGCCTGGGCGTTCTACCGCGAACACGTCCTGGGTGCCCGGTGA
- a CDS encoding hemolysin family protein gives MREAGGPGPRRRPPGRPRREPGPMARTVARLVVRAADGATRLVTDLLGASPAAGRERISEAELRDLVAANTVLDPDERRIIDEVLVAGARLVREVMVPRTEVVFLPAGIRLGEAERLVRAEPHTRYPVVDGTHDDVVGVVHLRDVLLRPEADRPATVGELTREVKQLPGSKRVLAALTEMRREGHHLAVVVDEYGGTAGIVTCEDLVEELVGEIHDEYDDPPADPAHTGLPAVVDGRLNLADFAERTGVPLPAGPYETVGGFVMAALGRLPVAGDEIPVASDGDGPGEPDPDDPPGGWLLRVLDLDGRRVSRLVVSAARLPEQRREVTAPVAAAESRPAGPS, from the coding sequence ATGCGGGAGGCAGGTGGTCCCGGGCCCCGGCGACGACCGCCGGGGCGGCCACGACGCGAGCCGGGGCCGATGGCCCGCACCGTCGCCCGCCTGGTGGTCCGCGCCGCCGACGGGGCCACCCGGCTCGTCACCGACCTGCTCGGGGCCAGCCCGGCGGCCGGCCGGGAACGGATCAGCGAGGCCGAACTGCGCGACCTGGTCGCCGCCAACACCGTGCTCGACCCCGACGAACGCCGGATCATCGACGAGGTGCTGGTGGCCGGCGCGCGGCTGGTCCGCGAGGTGATGGTGCCGCGTACCGAGGTGGTGTTCCTGCCGGCCGGGATCCGGCTGGGCGAGGCGGAGCGCCTGGTCCGCGCCGAGCCGCACACCCGCTACCCGGTGGTCGACGGCACCCACGACGACGTGGTCGGCGTGGTGCACCTGCGCGACGTGCTGCTGCGCCCGGAGGCCGACCGGCCGGCCACCGTCGGGGAGCTGACCCGCGAGGTGAAGCAGCTGCCCGGCAGCAAGCGGGTGCTCGCGGCGCTCACCGAGATGCGCCGGGAGGGCCACCACCTGGCCGTGGTGGTCGACGAGTACGGCGGCACCGCCGGCATCGTCACCTGCGAGGACCTGGTCGAGGAACTGGTCGGGGAGATCCACGACGAGTACGACGACCCCCCGGCCGACCCGGCCCACACCGGCCTGCCCGCCGTCGTCGACGGCCGGCTCAACCTGGCCGACTTCGCCGAGCGCACCGGCGTGCCGCTGCCCGCCGGCCCGTACGAGACGGTCGGTGGGTTCGTGATGGCCGCCCTGGGCCGGCTCCCGGTCGCCGGCGACGAGATCCCGGTCGCGTCGGACGGGGACGGCCCCGGCGAACCCGACCCGGACGACCCGCCGGGCGGCTGGCTGCTGCGGGTGCTCGACCTCGACGGGCGACGGGTGTCCCGCCTGGTGGTCTCCGCCGCCCGACTGCCCGAGCAGCGACGCGAGGTCACCGCCCCGGTCGCGGCCGCCGAGAGCCGACCCGCCGGCCCGTCATGA
- the trpS gene encoding tryptophan--tRNA ligase, producing the protein MSDVPARPRVFSGIQPTADSFHLGNYLGALRHWVALQDSHDAFYCVVDLHAITAGHEPKVLKQRSRVAAAQLFALGLDPERSTLFVQSQVPEHPQLAWVLGCITGFGEASRMTQFKDKSQKQGSDRASVGLFTYPILQAADILLYQANAVPVGEDQRQHLELSRDLAQRFNSLFGPTFTVPAPHIVKDTAKITDLQDPTAKMSKSSSSPAGIIDLLEEPARSAKKIRSAVTDTGREIVFDAEGKPGISNLLTIYSALSGRGIDELVAAYDGKGYGDLKKDLAEVVRDFVTPIQERTRGYLDDPAQLDKLLAHGAEKARAVASATLRTAYERVGFFPPVRAE; encoded by the coding sequence ATGTCCGACGTACCCGCCCGCCCGCGCGTCTTCTCCGGCATCCAGCCGACGGCCGACTCGTTCCACCTCGGCAACTATCTGGGCGCGCTGCGGCACTGGGTGGCCCTGCAGGACAGCCACGACGCGTTCTACTGCGTGGTGGACCTGCACGCGATCACCGCCGGGCACGAGCCGAAGGTGCTCAAGCAGCGCAGCCGGGTGGCCGCCGCGCAGCTCTTCGCGCTCGGCCTCGACCCGGAGCGCAGCACCCTGTTCGTCCAGTCGCAGGTGCCCGAGCACCCGCAGCTGGCCTGGGTGCTCGGCTGCATCACCGGCTTCGGCGAGGCCAGCCGGATGACCCAGTTCAAGGACAAGTCGCAGAAGCAGGGCAGCGACCGGGCCAGCGTCGGCCTCTTCACGTACCCGATCCTGCAGGCCGCCGACATCCTGCTGTACCAGGCGAACGCCGTGCCGGTGGGCGAGGACCAGCGCCAGCACCTGGAGCTCTCCCGCGACCTGGCGCAGCGGTTCAACTCGCTGTTCGGCCCGACCTTCACGGTGCCCGCGCCGCACATCGTCAAGGACACCGCGAAGATCACCGACCTGCAGGACCCGACGGCCAAGATGTCGAAGTCGTCCTCCTCGCCGGCCGGCATCATCGACCTGCTGGAGGAGCCGGCCCGCTCGGCCAAGAAGATCCGCTCCGCGGTCACCGACACCGGCCGCGAGATCGTCTTCGACGCCGAGGGCAAGCCCGGCATCAGCAACCTGCTCACCATCTACTCGGCGCTCTCCGGCCGGGGCATCGACGAGCTGGTCGCCGCGTACGACGGCAAGGGCTACGGCGACCTGAAGAAGGACCTGGCCGAGGTGGTCCGGGACTTCGTCACGCCGATCCAGGAGCGCACCCGCGGCTACCTGGACGACCCGGCCCAGCTCGACAAGCTGCTCGCGCACGGCGCGGAGAAGGCCCGCGCGGTGGCCTCGGCGACGCTGAGGACGGCGTACGAGCGGGTCGGCTTCTTCCCGCCGGTCCGGGCCGAGTAG
- a CDS encoding 2'-5' RNA ligase family protein — protein sequence MDRRDGASEAGDTLQIGIAVDIPEPWGGMLTRRRVEAGDPQAVPAHVTLLGPTEIPVDALPAVEEHLARVAATHLPFTLHLRGTGTFRPVTQVVFVAVAAGISECELLAAAINSAPELHREARFPYHPHVTVAQDVPAEVLDKAYEDLADFSALFEVEAFTLFSHSGQTRWQPRRDFRLGG from the coding sequence GTGGATCGCAGGGACGGAGCGTCGGAGGCCGGCGACACCCTCCAGATCGGGATCGCGGTGGACATCCCCGAGCCGTGGGGCGGGATGCTCACCCGCCGCCGGGTCGAGGCCGGTGACCCGCAGGCGGTCCCGGCCCACGTCACCCTGCTCGGGCCCACCGAGATCCCGGTGGACGCGCTGCCCGCCGTCGAGGAGCACCTGGCCCGGGTGGCCGCCACCCACCTGCCGTTCACCCTGCACCTGCGGGGCACCGGCACGTTCCGGCCGGTCACCCAGGTGGTCTTCGTGGCGGTGGCGGCCGGGATCAGCGAGTGCGAACTGCTCGCCGCCGCCATCAACTCCGCCCCGGAGCTGCACCGGGAGGCCCGCTTCCCCTACCACCCGCACGTCACGGTCGCCCAGGACGTGCCCGCCGAGGTGCTCGACAAGGCGTACGAGGACCTGGCCGACTTCTCCGCGCTCTTCGAGGTGGAGGCGTTCACCCTCTTCTCGCACAGCGGGCAGACCCGCTGGCAGCCCCGGCGCGACTTCCGGCTCGGCGGTTGA
- a CDS encoding YihY/virulence factor BrkB family protein, which yields MNVFGRIEAAANRRIDGARDRLPAFDHLWRAGTLYADLLAGRLAAAIAYYGFFAVFALALVAYWVFGSILQDNDEVSDAAARFLRANLPFLDPQQIAQSSNTVGVVGLIILVFTGIGWVEAIRSSQRLLYGLNQQPGNLVIRRLVDLGVLVAVFVLLGVSVVAVDALESLLRFLLRSTGSVGLTTISAVLSVLVNAVLAVALLVAVPRLRMSRRRLRPVVLVVAVGITLLNTVGRYYVVRTERNPAYTVVAGAVGLLLYLYLLNQLVLFGAALAATSPYGRVVDLAEGRAAREVDVEVDEETDPGTPGGAG from the coding sequence GTGAACGTGTTCGGCCGGATCGAGGCCGCCGCCAACCGCCGGATCGACGGGGCGCGGGACCGGCTGCCGGCCTTCGACCACCTCTGGCGGGCCGGCACCCTCTACGCCGACCTGCTCGCCGGCCGGCTCGCGGCGGCCATCGCCTACTACGGCTTCTTCGCGGTCTTCGCGCTCGCCCTGGTCGCGTACTGGGTCTTCGGCTCGATCCTGCAGGACAACGACGAGGTCAGCGACGCGGCGGCGCGCTTCCTGCGGGCCAACCTGCCCTTCCTCGACCCGCAGCAGATCGCCCAGAGCAGCAACACCGTCGGGGTGGTCGGCCTGATCATCCTGGTCTTCACCGGGATCGGCTGGGTGGAGGCGATCCGCTCCTCGCAGCGGCTGCTGTACGGGCTCAACCAGCAGCCCGGCAACCTGGTCATCCGCCGGCTGGTCGACCTGGGCGTGCTGGTGGCGGTCTTCGTGCTGCTCGGCGTCTCGGTGGTCGCCGTGGACGCGCTGGAGTCGCTGCTGCGGTTCCTGCTGCGCAGCACCGGGTCGGTGGGCCTGACCACGATCAGCGCGGTGCTCAGCGTCCTGGTCAACGCCGTGCTGGCGGTGGCGCTGCTGGTCGCGGTGCCCCGGCTGCGGATGAGCCGGCGGCGGCTGCGCCCGGTGGTGCTGGTGGTGGCGGTCGGGATCACCCTGCTGAACACCGTGGGGCGCTACTACGTGGTCCGCACCGAGCGGAACCCGGCCTATACGGTGGTGGCCGGCGCGGTCGGGCTGCTGCTCTACCTCTACCTGCTCAACCAGCTGGTGCTCTTCGGCGCGGCCCTGGCCGCCACCAGTCCCTACGGCCGGGTGGTGGACCTGGCCGAGGGGCGGGCGGCCCGCGAGGTGGACGTCGAGGTGGACGAGGAGACCGATCCGGGTACGCCGGGAGGAGCGGGATGA
- a CDS encoding GntR family transcriptional regulator — MTTRIRIDQDSAVPPYEQVRGQLAGMISDGRLAVGTRLPAVRQLATDLGLAVNTVARAYRELEGAGLVQTRGRHGTVVAPGRDDATDRLHRAAAGYAAEAHRLGVPPDRALALVRAALAAAP, encoded by the coding sequence ATGACCACACGGATCCGCATCGACCAGGACTCGGCGGTGCCCCCGTACGAGCAGGTGCGCGGGCAGCTCGCCGGCATGATCTCCGACGGCCGGCTGGCGGTGGGGACCCGGCTGCCCGCGGTCCGGCAGCTCGCCACCGACCTGGGGCTGGCGGTGAACACGGTGGCCCGGGCGTACCGGGAGCTGGAGGGGGCGGGTCTCGTGCAGACCCGGGGCCGGCACGGCACCGTGGTGGCCCCCGGCCGGGACGACGCCACCGACCGCCTGCACCGGGCCGCCGCCGGGTACGCCGCCGAGGCGCACCGCCTGGGCGTACCTCCGGACCGCGCCCTCGCCCTGGTCCGCGCCGCCCTCGCCGCTGCCCCCTGA
- a CDS encoding glycoside hydrolase family 13 protein produces MTAASNPTPLTSDDDWWRSAVVYQVYVRSFADSNGDGVGDLEGIRQRLPYLRELGVDALWLTPFYTSPQIDAGYDVADYRDVDPLFGNLTDFDAMITDAHTLGLRIIVDLVPNHTSSAHPWFKAALAAGPGSAERERYLFADGKGTEGELPPNDWESIFGGPAWTRVADGQWYLHLFDPAQPDLNWRHPEVRAEFEDVLRFWLDRGVDGFRIDVAHGMIKAEGLPDVGFNSMTTGQRQSELLGKGRLPYFDQDEVHDIYRTWRPILDSYPGGRMAVAEAWAETPQRLARYIGPDELHQAFSFDFLDATWSADSFRKVIDTALAESTIVGAPTTWVLSNHDRQRHVTRYGDGEVGLRRARAAALLMLSLPGCAYVYQGEELGLPEVLDLPDELRQDPAFLRTGESRDGCRVPIPWSGELAPYGFGPESSELSWLPAPATWRALSVAAQAGVPGSTLELYRAALRIRHEHPALAGTGAITWLETEPGVLAFRRSAGDVELTCVVNLSGAATTITGYGRPVVASADLTEQGDGHVLPVDAAAWFERR; encoded by the coding sequence ATGACCGCCGCCAGCAACCCCACGCCGCTGACCTCCGACGACGACTGGTGGCGCTCCGCGGTCGTCTACCAGGTGTACGTGCGCAGCTTCGCCGACTCCAACGGTGACGGCGTCGGCGACCTGGAGGGCATCCGCCAGCGCCTGCCGTACCTGCGCGAGCTGGGCGTCGACGCGCTCTGGCTGACCCCCTTCTACACCTCCCCGCAGATCGACGCGGGCTACGACGTGGCCGACTACCGGGACGTGGACCCGCTCTTCGGCAACCTCACCGACTTCGACGCGATGATCACCGACGCGCACACGCTCGGCCTGCGGATCATCGTCGACCTGGTGCCCAACCACACCTCCAGCGCGCACCCCTGGTTCAAGGCGGCCCTGGCCGCCGGCCCCGGCTCCGCCGAGCGCGAGCGCTACCTCTTCGCCGACGGCAAGGGCACCGAGGGCGAGCTGCCGCCGAACGACTGGGAGAGCATCTTCGGCGGCCCCGCCTGGACCCGGGTCGCCGACGGGCAGTGGTACCTGCACCTGTTCGACCCGGCCCAGCCCGACCTGAACTGGCGGCACCCCGAGGTGCGCGCCGAGTTCGAGGACGTGCTGCGGTTCTGGCTGGACCGGGGCGTGGACGGCTTCCGGATCGACGTGGCGCACGGGATGATCAAGGCCGAGGGGCTGCCGGACGTCGGCTTCAACTCGATGACCACCGGCCAGCGCCAGTCCGAGCTGCTCGGCAAGGGTCGGCTGCCGTACTTCGACCAGGACGAGGTGCACGACATCTACCGCACCTGGCGGCCGATCCTGGACAGCTACCCGGGCGGCCGTATGGCGGTGGCCGAGGCCTGGGCGGAGACCCCGCAGCGGCTGGCCCGCTACATCGGCCCGGACGAGCTGCACCAGGCGTTCAGCTTCGACTTCCTCGACGCCACCTGGTCGGCCGACTCGTTCCGCAAGGTGATCGACACCGCGCTGGCCGAGTCGACCATCGTCGGCGCGCCGACCACCTGGGTGCTCTCCAACCACGACCGGCAGCGGCACGTCACCCGGTACGGCGACGGTGAGGTAGGCCTGCGCCGGGCCCGGGCCGCCGCCCTGCTGATGCTCTCCCTGCCCGGCTGCGCGTACGTCTACCAGGGCGAGGAGCTGGGCCTGCCGGAGGTGCTGGACCTCCCCGACGAGCTGCGCCAGGACCCGGCGTTCCTGCGCACCGGCGAGAGCCGTGACGGCTGCCGGGTGCCGATCCCGTGGAGCGGCGAGCTGGCCCCGTACGGCTTCGGCCCGGAGAGCAGCGAGCTGAGCTGGCTGCCGGCCCCGGCGACCTGGCGGGCCCTCTCGGTGGCCGCCCAGGCCGGCGTGCCGGGTTCGACGCTGGAGCTCTACCGCGCGGCGCTGCGGATCCGCCACGAGCACCCGGCGCTCGCCGGCACCGGTGCGATCACCTGGCTGGAGACCGAGCCCGGCGTGCTGGCGTTCCGGCGCTCCGCCGGGGACGTCGAGCTGACCTGCGTGGTCAACCTCAGCGGCGCGGCGACCACGATCACCGGCTACGGCCGCCCGGTCGTCGCCAGCGCCGACCTCACCGAGCAGGGCGACGGGCACGTCCTGCCGGTGGACGCAGCTGCGTGGTTCGAACGGCGCTGA